In one Pangasianodon hypophthalmus isolate fPanHyp1 chromosome 22, fPanHyp1.pri, whole genome shotgun sequence genomic region, the following are encoded:
- the c8g gene encoding complement component C8 gamma chain produces the protein MNKCARILRMCVYLSLVLLLGFSLWEPVDGRRTRYKPKPKPKPDKKPVEEIAPAQNVDINKMNGQWYLLSVASRCKYLLEHGYKVEGTIITLTATDSLKAPIQVSTFTKLNYQCWEIKQQYETTKSLGRFLLRAKMPVKNTEVLIVETDYNSYAILLYKKMINLTLKLYGRSPEIAEDIVDKFEDIAKKQNLGLDVIFQFPNYGFCQSADSEHTLVMT, from the exons atgaataagTGTGCACGTATattgcgcatgtgtgtgtatttgtctcTGGTGCTGTTGTTGGGTTTTAGTCTCTGGGAACCTGTGGATGGAAGACGAACTCGATACAagccaaaaccaaaaccaaaaccagaTAAAAAGCCCGTTGAGGAGATCGCTCCAGCTCAGAACGTTGATATCAATAAG ATGAATGGACAGTGGTACCTGCTAAGTGTGGCGTCGAGATGTAAGTACCTTTTAGAGCATGGCTATAAGGTGGAGGGCACCATCATAACTCTGACTGCAACCGACTCACTCAAAGCACCAATCCAAGTGAGCACCTTCACCAAACT AAATTATCAGTGTTGGGAGATCAAACAGCAGTACGAGACCACGAAGAGTCTGGGCCGATTCCTACTGAGAG CAAAGATGCCAGTGAAGAACACTGAGGTCCTCATTGTAGAGACAGACTACAACTCTTATGCCATTTTACTCTATAAGAAAATGATCAACCTCACCTTGAAACTCTACG GCCGCTCCCCAGAGATCGCTGAAGACATTGTGGATAAATTTGAGGACATTGCAAAGAAACAAAATCTGGGCTTGGATGTTATTTTCCAGTTTCCTAATTACG GGTTTTGTCAGTCTGCAGACAGTGAGCACACACTTG TAATGACCTGA
- the zfx gene encoding zinc finger X-chromosomal protein yields MDEDVTTLSPHSHQPKIIFHGAGGDGEAEEDEVAVELHETVLVSGVEDDGIAVHGFSPDELVIQDAMGDVVAEYVQDDEEEEDEEGLSTIAVGTCVMSPGIALEDVLNSSQVQEDPDGCENYLMISLEEPGKIVSDDDAKVTTEGTLEEHGDGEKEDDEGQEVIKVYILKADSGDDDLGGTVDIGDADIDVDESVELMDPSALSDKMVLMPVEEANQNQEDINVAKITDEVYMEVVVGGEEPANHQRPFDNTSLSKDFMPVAWAAAYGGQEAESCENRNGAASAVLHVEESDVMEKINHQRIKTKNKKHTETRHIQTAIIIGPYGQPLTVYPCMLCGKKFKSRGFLKRHTKNHHQDVINKKKYQCTDCDFTTNKKASLHNHMEIHTLSSKSAPFECEACGKEFHQQAALFSHRLQHHYREPKLQIPPPATKMHSCKFCDYETAEQGLLNRHLLAVHSKNFPHICVECGKGFRHPSELKKHMRTHTGEKPYSCLYCSYKSADSSNLKTHVKTKHSKETPHKCERCFQTFADPEELQQHTLAHEEEAKSHQCMHCEHRSSNSSDLKRHVISVHTKEYPHKCATCGKGFHRPSELKKHSAAHKAKKLHQCRHCSFRIGDPFVLSRHILSVHTKETQQQTPFSDKKGLKKAFALGAHGGKKVLAKVHRERRVYQCQYCDYSTGDASGFKRHVISIHTKDYPHRCDFCSKGFRRPSEKNQHIARHHKDMMASV; encoded by the exons ATGGATGAAGATGTGACGACCCTCTCTCCCCATTCCCACCAGCCCAAGATCATCTTCCATGGGGCAG gTGGGGATGGTGAAGCCGAGGAGGATGAGGTGGCAGTGGAGCTACACGAGACGGTACTGGTCTCTggagtggaggatgatgggatAGCGGTGCATGGTTTTTCTCCAGATGAGCTGGTTATCCAGGATGCTATGGGAGACGTTGTGGCTGAGTATGTgcaggatgatgaggaggaggaggatgaggaaggcCTAAGCACCATCGCCGTGGGGACATGCGTGATGTCACCGGGGATAGCTCTGGAGGATGTGCTCAATTCCTCTCAGGTGCAGGAGGACCCAGATGGGTGTGAAAACTACCTCATGATTTCCT tgGAAGAACCTGGGAAGATTGTGTCAGATGATGACGCTAAAGTTACAACTGAGGGCACTTTAGAGGAGCATGGTGACGGGGAAAAGGAGGACGATGAGGGTCAAGAGGTCATCAAGGTTTATATCCTGAAGGCTGACTCAGGAGATGATGACTTGG GTGGCACTGTGGACATTGGAGACGCTGATATTGATGTGGATGAAAGTGTGGAGTTGATGGATCCATCTGCGCTCAGTGATAAAATGGTCCTTATGCCTGTGGAAgaagccaatcagaatcaggaagATATTA ATGTGGCCAAGATAACTGATGAAGTGTACATGGAGGTGGTGGTCGGGGGTGAGGAGCCTGCAAATCACCAGCGGCCGTTTGACAACACCTCGCTTAGCAAGGACTTCATGCCTGTAGCTTGGGCAGCTGCATATG GTGGGCAGGAGGCTGAGAGTTGTGAGAACAGGAATGGAGCAGCCAGCGCAGTGTTACACGTTGAAGAGTCTGACGTTATGGAGAAAATCAACCACCAGCGAATCAAAACCAAGAACAAGAAGCACACAGAGACCCGTCACATCCAGACAG CGATTATCATTGGTCCATATGGACAGCCTCTCACAGTGTATCCATGCAtgctgtgtggaaagaaatttAAATCGCGAGGTTTCCTGAAGCGCCACACCAAGAACCATCACCAGGATGTCATAAACAAGAAGAAGTACCAGTGTACAGACTGTGACTTCACCACCAACAAGAAAGCCAGCCTCCACAATCACATGGAGATCCACACGCTGAGCAGCAAGAGCGCGCCGTTCGAGTGTGAGGCGTGCGGCAAAGAGTTCCACCAGCAGGCGGCACTCTTCTCCCACCGCCTCCAGCACCATTACAGAGAGCCGAAGCTGCAGATTCCGCCACCCGCTACAAAAATGCACAGCTGCAAGTTCTGCGATTACGAGACGGCCGAGCAGGGACTTCTTAACCGGCACTTACTGGCCGTGCACAGCAAAAACTTCCCTCACATCTGCGTGGAGTGCGGGAAGGGCTTCCGGCACCCTTCTGAGCTCAAGAAGCACATGAGGACTCACACTGGGGAAAAGCCATACTCATGCCTGTACTGCAGCTACAAATCAGCCGACTCATCCAACCTGAAGACGCACGTGAAGACGAAGCACAGTAAAGAGACGCCACACAAGTGCGAGCGCTGCTTCCAGACCTTCGCTGATCCTGAGGAGCTTCAGCAGCACACACTCGCGCACGAGGAGGAAGCCAAGAGCCACCAGTGCATGCACTGCGAGCATCGCAGCTCCAACTCCAGCGACCTGAAGCGCCACGTCATTTCCGTTCACACTAAAGAATACCCGCATAAGTGCGCCACGTGTGGAAAAGGCTTCCACCGGCCCTCTGAGCTCAAAAAGCACTCGGCCGCACACAAGGCCAAAAAACTGCACCAGTGTCGCCACTGCAGCTTCAGGATCGGAGATCCGTTCGTGCTCAGCCGCCACATCCTGTCTGTCCACACCAAAGAAACGCAACAGCAAACGCCATTCTCGGACAAAAAAGGCCTGAAGAAGGCGTTTGCTCTGGGTGCTCATGGAGGGAAAAAGGTTTTGGCCAAAGTGCACAGGGAGCGGAGGGTGTATCAGTGTCAATATTGCGATTACAGCACAGGAGACGCCTCTGGCTTTAAGAGACACGTCATCTCCATCCACACCAAGGATTACCCACACCGCTGCGATTTCTGCTCCAAGGGCTTCCGCAGGCCATCAGAGAAAAACCAGCACATCGCACGCCATCACAAAGACATGATGGCATCTGTGTGA